The Bacteroidota bacterium genomic sequence TGGCATGAATTACAGCCCCATCTTGTACATTTACCTTATTTCCCATTCTAATATAGTGAACATCACCCCTAACTACTGCATTAAACCAAATAGAGCAATCATTCCCCATTTCTACATCGCCGATAATTGTAGCATTTTCAGAAAAATAACAATTATCACCCCATTTAGGTTCGATTCCCTTTAATTCTTTTATTAGAGCCATCTATATTTTTTAATTGTTTTTTGCGAATAATATTTTGTTATGTACAAATATAGTTTAATCGTAGTTTTGCAAAAAAAAGAGAGGCAATTATTATCACCTCTCTTTTATATTTAAAAGTTATTAGTTGCCCAGCTGTGGCAGTTTATTTTCTTTTTCTTCCGGAACCTCATTAGAGGACTCAACCCCTGTGGCAAAATATTTTGTATCACCATCCCACAGGATTTTCATATATTTTTG encodes the following:
- a CDS encoding gamma carbonic anhydrase family protein translates to MALIKELKGIEPKWGDNCYFSENATIIGDVEMGNDCSIWFNAVVRGDVHYIRMGNKVNVQDGAVIHATYKTAPTNIGNNVSIGHNALVHGCTIHDNVLIGMGSIVMDNCVIESDSIIA